The genomic segment TTGCTGCGTGCCACAGTCAGCATATCCTCAGATAAATCGATGCCGTACACTTGCATGCCGGCCAAAGCAAGCGGTATCGCAATAGAGCCTGTCCCACAGCCAAGATCGGCAATAACAGAAGGCTTGCCATAACGCTCCCAGCATTGTTCTGTGAACCACAGCCAATCCTCGTAAGGCATGTCGCTCATAAGCTCATCGTATACCGCAGCGAACTCGCCATATGACTCCACCTAGAAAGCCCTCCTTAATCCTCTGATGAGCCTTCGGAAGCAGAAGCTTCGCCATCGTTCGACTTGGCAGCATCGCCCGCTGCGCCATTGTCTCCTGTCGCTTCCACTAGATAGGTCCAGTTGCCCTTCTGGGTAATCAGACGCTCGCGCATCAACTTGCCGATTGCACGCTTAAATGCCGATTTGCTAATGCCGAATTTTTGCTTAATAATGCCTGCTTCCGTCTCATCGGAATAAGGCATGCCGCCGCCCGGACGCTCCTTCAAAAAGGCAAGCAGGCGATCGGCGTCTTCAAGGCGGCCCACTTCCTTCTGCTGGCCCATCGACAAATTCACCCGTCCATCCTCGCGGATAAAAGTAATCCGGGCCGAGACACGCTCGCCAAGCCGAAGCGGACGCAAGCGGTCCGGTGCCGGAATAAGACCGTAGGCGCCGAAGCCGACAACACCGCCATCAATTAGGACAAACGACCCCATTTGCAGCGATTTCGTTACCCAGCCTTCGATCCACTGGTTGCGCCAGGAATCTGGTGCCGCAAATACGAGCGGCCCAAGCTCATCCTCGCCCGCAAGCCGGGCAATAAGCCTGCCGCTTTTGTCATGGCCCAGCACAATGTGAACCTCATCGCCCGGCAGCGGGCGATAATCGATATTTTCCGGCAGCTCCGAAAGCGGCAGCAGCAGCTGGCGGCCAAGACCGATTTCAAGGAAGCAGCCCAGCCGCGGATGGACATCGGCCACCTTAAGCCGGGCCATCTCGCCGAGCTTCACCAGCGGACGCTTCATCGTCGCCGCCAGCCGATCCTCGGTATCAAAAAATATGAATACTTCAACCTCATTGTTAACTTTAGGCTTGCTGCCGACCAGCTCCGTATAATGCATCAGCACCTCGGATTCGCCATCGGTCAAAAAATAGCCGTAGGGCGACACTTCGCGTGCCACCCTTAGCGTTATTGTCGTACCGGCAATCAAGCTCATGCGAACTCCACAACTTTGGCGTCAGACCACAGCTTTTCAATGTTATAATACTCACGCTCATCGCGGTGGAATACGTGAACAACAACATCGCCAAGGTCAATCAGCACCCAGCGTGCGGAATCCATCCCTTCAATGCCGCGTACGCGAACGCCGCGCAGCTCAGCCGATTTGCGGATTTCCGTCACAATCGCCTGTACCTGTGTATCCGAATTACCCGAGCAGATTACGAAATAATCCGCTACCAGGGAAATTTCCTGCAAATTCAAAGCTACAATACGCATAGCCTTCTTATCTTCCGCTGCAGCAACCGTTGCTTGCAGAAGCTCCTCCGAATGTACCGTCATAACTCAGCCTCCTGTTTTTAACTCTTCTATTAAACCATTACGTGCTTCTATTGTCAGTGGAAAAATGGCCTTGCCTTTTTTGAGCAGCAGCAGGATGGTCGAATCAAACCCCGCAAGCAGCGCTTGCTCCAAGCTATCCTTGCTCAGCCTGCGAATGTCGTCAACACCGGGAAAATCGCGCCCAGGCTCCATATAGTCCGCGAGGCATACGACCTTGTCCAGCCGCGTCATCGCAAGGCGTCCCGAAGTATGGAAGCGAATGGCATCCAGCACCAGCGTATCTGTCACGCCATATTCATGCTCCGCCACCCAGGCGCCCACTTCGGCATGCCATAAATTTTTATCCTGGTCAAGCAATTCAGGCGCAAGCTGCTGATCGCGCAGCACCTTCTCCATGCGGTCGACCGGCCAATATTTCGCCACATCATGCAAAATCGCCGCCAGCTCAGCCTGTTCCGGGCTTTCCCCGAACCTTACCGCCAGCTGAACCGCCGTTGCCATCACGCCTTCGGTATGCTTCCAGCGTTTCTCGGGCATTTGCGCTTTCACCGACTCAATCATTTGATCGCGCTCCATAAAGGCCCCTCCCCGTAATAAAATGAAACACAGCTTCCGGTACGAGATAGCGGAAGCTGCCGCCAGCTTGAATCGCTTCGCGAATCGCCGTAGATGAAATGCCGATTGGCGGCATATTGATATATGTCAGCCGCTGCTGCAAGTAGTCCGGCAGCTCGCCGGCTTCCGATTCCGTGCCTTCCCGATTAAGCCCGATGAAAGCAACCCGCTCCGCCAGCTCCTCAATCCGGTGCCACCCGGACAAATCATTGATCCGGTCCGTTCCAATAATATAGGAGAAGGAATCATGCGGATGCAGCTGCCTCAGCTCTAGAACCGTATCAATCGAATAGCTGAGCCCGCCTCTTGCAAGCTCTATATCCATTGCCCGAAAATGCGGATTGCCTTTAATAGCTTCCTGCACCATCTGCAGCCGCAGCTCGCTGTGCTCGCCAGGCTCATGGCTTTTAAGCGGAGGCAAAAACGAGGGAATAAACCACACCTCATCCAGCCCGCAGCTTGTGCGCGCTGTTTCTGCGGCAATGAGATGTCCGAGATGGATCGGGTCGAACGTTCCGCCCATAATGCCGATTTTACGCATAGCCGCAGTCCTCCTTATCTGTAAACTTCACAGGCACTCATTTCCTCGCAAGCCTTTAGCGTCCCGCTTTGACAGCTGGCAATTCGATTTTGCGGTTTTTCTCTTCCGATGCGCGTTTGTAAAGCACAATCGTTTTGCCGATAACCTGTACCAGCTCGGCTTTAGCTGCTGCTGCTACTTCAACTCCGATTTCCTTCGGATCATCCATGCAGTTGTTCAGCACAGACAGCTTGATCAGCTCGCGAAGCTCAATCGACTCATTAATATGACGTACAAGATGGTCATTCGTTCCACCTTTGCCGACTTGAAAAATCGGCTGTAAATGATGCGCCATCGCGCGCAAATAACGTTTTTGTTTCCCTGTAAGCATCGCTCTATGTTCCTTCTTTCAAATAGTAATAAGAAAAATGCTGCTAGCCCTGAAGAGCAGCGAGTACCGTCTCGCGCATCGCTTGAACAGGCGCAGGCTGCCCTGTCCAATATTCGAAAGCATATGCGCCTTGATAAATAAACATGCCCAGGCCGCCATGCGTCCGGCAGCCATGAAGCGCAGCTTCCTGCAAAAACTTCGTTTGCAGCGGATTGTATATTAAATCGCTGGCCACACAGCCCGCTTTCAGCCATGAAGCATCAAGCGGACTTTCGTCCACATTCGGATACATGCCTAGAGAGGTCGTATTGATTACGACATCCGCGTCCGCGCATACCGTGCGCAGCTCATCATTCGTGACAGCTGCAATGTCGGCACGGTGGCGCAGTGCTGCTGCAAGCTCCTCAGCCTTGCCGAGTGAGCGGTTAGCGATTGTGATGCGCTCCGGCTGCTCGCCTGTGAGCGCATAAACAATGCCGCGCGCAGCTCCGCCTGCTCCGATCACGACGATCTTCTTCCCGGCAAGCTCCGGCTCCGCCTCTTCCTTAAGGGAACGGACGTAGCCGATGCCGTCAGTATTGTAGCCAATCAGGCGACCGTTATCATTGACAATGGTATTCATCGCCCCTACCGCTCGCGCGCTTTCGTCGATTTCATCCATTTCCTTCATCATATCCAATTTATGAGGAATCGTCACATTCACTCCCCGAATGCCCATCGCCCGAACGCCGCTAACGAAAGAGGACAGCTCGCCTGCCGTAATGTGGAAAGCCAAATAAACGCCGTTAATGCCCGTTTCCTGAAAAGCGCGATTCAGCATAATGGGTGACTTGGAATGATGAATGGGGTCACCAATTACACCGTAAAGCACCGTATGGCTGTCTATGCGCTGCATAGCTTTATGGATTTCTCCCGCACTCATTTCTGCCAATATCCCCTCTCAGCTGCTGTGAAGTGTAAAACGCAATGATGAGCTTTCCCCATCATGGCCGTTAAATCAATGAATCCCTAAGCAGCACCTTGATGCCTTTCGGAGCATATAGATCGAGCAAGGCGCCAGCCTCGCCGTTCACCTGAATCCAGCCTAGGCCAGAGATGAATACATCCTTCTTCGCTCCCCGAGGCACGCGCAGCGAGTGGCGCGTCCATGCCGGCATCTCCGCTAGCTCTTCGCGAGATGGCCCGCCGAGCAGCTCGCCCTGATGATCCTCATAAAGCGCATCCGCGCGCTCCATCTTCGTCCGGTGCACATTGAGGGCATTAGAAATGTACAGCGTAAACGATTGGCGCTCGCCCTCTACAAAATCAAACCGGACTAAGCTGCCGATAAACAGCGTCTGCTGGTCATTGAGCTGATACACAAGCGGCTTGATCGGCTTGTCCGGCAGCAGCGACTGCAGAAATCCGCGCGGCACAATTTCCGTCATCCGCGTCGGATAGACGATGCCGGGCGTATCGATTATGAACTTGTCATCATCCAGCGGAATGTGAACCGCATCCAGCGTCGTTCCCGGATAGCGGGACGTCGTCAGCTCGCGCTCCAAATCGCTGTAATCTTTAATCAGGCGATTAATGAGTGTAGATTTGCCAACGTTGGTGGCGCCGACCACATACACATCGCGCCCTTTACGGTGACGATCAAGCGCCTCAATGACATGCTCGAAACCGATGTTGCGCTTCGCGCTGCACAGCACGATATCCAGCGTCCGCAGCCCTTCGCTCTTCGCCTGCTGCTGCACCCAGTTGCGCAGCCGGTTCAGGTTCATTGATTTGGGCAGCAAATCGACTTTGTTGACGACGAGCAGTACGGGATTGTTGCCTACAAAGCGCTGCAAGCCCGAAATCAAACTGCCCTCAAAATCATATAAATCGACAATATGCACAACGAGGCTGTCGGTTGTTGCCACACTGCTAAGCAGCTTCAGAAACTCATTTTGATCCACCGTCACCGACGATGCTTCATTGTAATTGCGAATACGGAAACAACGCTGGCATATGGCCGGCTCCCTTACTACTGCCTGCTCTGGCACAAAGCCAGGAAGCTCTGCATTTTCCGTTTGCAGTTTTACGCCACAGCCCGCACAAGACTGTGCGGCCAGACTAAGCTGCTCTTCCTTCACTTCTTCTCCCCCTCATTCCACAACCCGCTTTTGCCAAGGCTCGATTTCGCGATACGCTCAATTCGGCGGTTGACCCGGGTCATGATTCCTTCATCAGCAGGAGCAATTGGCGCTACAAGAATCGTATATAATCCCATTCGATTGCCGCCCAGCACATCCGTCAGCATCTGATCGCCAATGACTACCGTCTCTTCCGCTTTCAGCTCCAATACCTTTAGCCCTTTGCGAAACGACGTATTAGCCGGCTTGCGCGCAGCATGAATAAACGGAATGTTCAAAGGCATTGCAAATTTGGACACTCTGGTTACATTATTATTCGATACGATAACGACTTTAAAGCCGCGCTCACGGACATCGTCCAGCCATTTGACCAGTTCGGGCGTTGCAAGCGGCACCCGCGCTCCCACAAGCGTATTATCCAGATCCGTAATAATGCCGCGAATTCCCTTCTTATGCAGCTCATCTAATTGAATATCATAAACCGTATCCACACGCATATGTGGCAACAGTTTCTTGAACATAAGCGTTAAACCCCTTTGCTTTTCTCCTGCTATCTTACGAAACTATAACATAAAAAACGATTTTGTTGCAAAAAAATACCGCCGTCCATTGTTTGGACAGCGGCAGGCTGATTTTTTCCTTCTATATATAGTCGGATAAAAGCTATTCATTATAATAGCGAAATAACATGCTTAACTTTGTTCACAAATTGCTCAGCCTCTTCTGGCGTCGCCTCGGCTCCACTATATTTGGCTCGTTCAAAATCGTTCAGCACCTGAGTCAGCTCGCTGTGAATATCTGTGCGATGCTGGGCAAACCGCTGCACCGCTTCCCGCAGCGTCTCATGCTCTGAGCGCTTTAGCCCCTTTCTCCGGCACACTCGGAGCAGGCGCTCCGTTTCCCATACGATCCGCTCATTCGCTGTATAGGAGCGGAACCGGAAGCGAAGCCATGCCGCCTTCAGCTCTTGACGGCGTACAATCAAGCTAACCGCGAGCAATAATGCAAGCAGGGAAATGCCAACTATATAAAAGCCTTTGTACGAAACGTCGGTTTTCTCGGCAGCTGCCGCCTTCACTGCCTCGTCTGTGTCCTCTTCTACTTCCGGTGTAGGAGCCGCTGCATCCTCTCCGGCAATCGTATAAGGGAATGAAAATCCTGCTGTCGGCTCAAAGGAAACCCAGCCATAACCTTCAAAATAAATTTCCACCCAAGAGTGGGCATCGGAATTGCGCACGGTATACGTGCCTTCCCCTTGCAAGAACGTATCGATATCAAAGCGATCCGCTGCATCAACACCGAGGGCAGGCAATGCGCCTGGCGCAAACCCCTTCACCCAGCGGGTAGGCAGGTCAACGGAACGGGCCAGCACCGCCATAGCTGTAGAAAAATAATCGCAATAGCCTTCCTGAATTTCAAACAGAAACTGGGCGACAAAATCATCGGACTCTCCCGTCAGCTTGCCCAGATCAGGCTCATTCGTATAAACAAAATTCAAACGCAAATACAATTCCAGCATTTTTGCCCGATCATAGTCATTGGTCGCAGTTTTGGTCAGTTCCTCAGCAAGCTGCTTGACCTCGCCTGGCAAATTATCGGGCAGCTGTGTATAATGGTCATTTTCATTCGAGCTGTACAAGCGCGCATGCGTACTGCGGAGCTTCGCTTCATCCAGCACGGGAACGGTGGACACGACGGAGTATGATTCCGGATAGGGCTGCCTTCCCCTTCCTTGCAAAGGAAAACGCAGCTCCTGGTCATCAGGTGCCCAGGTGAGCCGGTAGGATAAATTCGCTTCCGGGTCATTAATCCAGTGAATGCGATTAATCGGAGCGGCAGCAAATAAAACGGGATACTGGTCCTTCCGAATCATCGTCACCGTCTGCTCCACTTCAATCGTGTCTGCCAGCTTGCGATCATATGGCAGGGAAAGCTCCTGCTCCTTTTTCAGCTGATTGACGTTGTTCGGCTCCGTTCCTTCATCGAGCTCCAGCCAGCCGCTGCCGGTATAAAACGATTTCGTCTCCCCTCTCCAGTAGCTCCGATGGGAGCTTGCAACCGTCATGACTGGCGAATAATCGAAGTTAAAGCCGCCGCCAAGCTGGTCGTCATCACGCCCATAGCCGGAGCTTGTGTCCAGCGTTACACCACCCGCGTCCGAGCCTTTTTCACCTAAAAAAACATTGACCTTCTCACCCTTCGATTCTTTCCAAATCGTATACGGGTCACGAAGCACAGGCGAAATCGATGGCATGAACAGGCCTGCCGCCATCAGCAGCGCAAGCACCGCCGCAATAGGCATAAATAATTGCAGAGGATAATGCAGCAGCTCCTTCCAGCTTCCTGGATGGTGACGCTGAAATTGGTGCAAATGCCCCGCTGCCAGCCATATGAGCCCTAGCAATACGACCCACGCCACATTGTCCCACAGCCAGATCGGCGTGAATGAATCGGCAACTGTCAAAATGAGCAAATTCGCCCCAATAAATCCGAATAGCCGAACGCGCGACGTCGTCCAGGCACTGAACAGCAAATACGTGGCAAGCATAGCCAAGCTAAACCAAATATACGGGTTGAACTGGACCAGCATACTCCATATCATAGCGCCGAATTTCCGCAAGCCTTCCTCTGAGCCGGTTAAGCTGGGAGATGCGCCTACTACTAGCCATGTTGAAACTACGACAAGCAGCAATTGGAGCGGCAGCCGCAGCCTGCGCCTCATCCCAGGAAGCAAGACGTCAACTGCCCCCGCAAGCAGCAGCGCCATATAAATGGAGGTAAATGTAGCTTGCCACCAATAGTTTTCAAAAACCGCAATCGCATTAAGCAGCGAAAAAATAATAATGATACGCGATATTCGGCTGTACCACTCAAACGCGGCATATTCTTTCAATCTTTTTAATGTGTTTTTCATGCTCCGCCGCCTCCTTCAAGCACAGCCGGCAGCTCAGGCAACTGCGTAAGCGTAAATACCGGCCAGCCCCGGGAGCGCAGCAGCTTCTGCCAGTCCTGATTCGTCGCGGCGGCCCGCCCGTCCACATTCGCAATATGGAGCAGGCAAGGCTGCAGCCCTTTGCGTGCGAGCCATTCCAGGCTGGCGCTCGCCTCCTTGCCCGAAGCTGTAGAAATAACTAGCGCGATTGAGCCCGAATCAAGCAGCGACTCCGATGCAAGCAGCGTCTGATATAAAGGCTGCTCCGCATCGGCATTTACCGCCGTTAAATGCTGCATAATCGCCCCCCGTTGCTCGGCCCCCGCCTTGGGAGGGAAGATGGCCCGCTGCGATCCGGCCGACAGCAGCCCCATAGCCGTCTCTCCTCGCCCGCTGCTCTCAATGAGCGAAGCGGCCGCTGATACCGCGAGTTCAAAGCGGTCTGCCTGCGCCCCGCTGTATGCCTTGGCATCGCGATCGATAATAATAAGCGTCCGGGGCAGCGACTCCCGTTCAAATTCCTTGGACTTCCAATGTCCCGTGCGCGCCGTCGCATGCCAGTGAATCCGCGACAAGCGGTCGCCAGGCACATATTCGCGCACGCCATTGATTTGCGTCGTCTCCTTCGCCGAGCGTGAAGCAATAGCGTGCGAGTATGGCCCGCGCGCGCCAAGCTGCAAACCGCGCTGCTGGCGAAGGGGGACGATTTGAGGCATGACGCTGAACACCGACTCCTCGGTAAAGCTGCCCGAATGCTCAAACAGCCCAAACACATCATGGGAGGAGCAGGCGGTAGCCCCGAAGCGATATTCACCCCGCTGCAGCGGAGGTGTCGTATACAGCACTTCGCCGGAACGCTTCAAATTCGGCACAAAGGACGATTCGAATTGCAGCGCTTGTCCATTGTTGCGCAGCAATTGATCGCGGACAAGCACAAACGGGATCGGATAATACCCGGGCACCTTCACCGAAAGCTTGACCGTTAGCGAGCTCCCGGCCGCCAGCGCATAATCGCCATCCGATTTGCGCAAGCTTCGGCTGCCGCTTACTTTGCTAATGCCGCTAAAGCGCCCCAGCAGCAAATAAAGCAGCAGCGCATTCATAATGACGAACAGCATGACGGCCGTTTTGCCGCCTTGAAATAATAAATAAAGCAGCGCTCCTCCGTACAGAAACGCGCTAATGAGCAGTCGTCTGCCTTGCAAGCTGAGCGTCAGCATTTCCATATCAGCGCTCCAATCTCACCGGCACTCTTACCTGTTCCATGATTTGATCGACCAGTTCGCTCGCTTTGAGGCCGTTCATTCTGGCCTCCGTATGCAGGGAGAGCCGGTGAGACAATACATGCGAAGCAAGCTTCTTCACATCATCAGGCGTAACAAAGCTGCGCTGCTCCAAATAAGCGGCGGCTTTGGCCGCCCGGGCAAACGAAAGGGCCGCCCGCGGGCTGGCTCCAAGCTGGATACCGGGATGCTCTCGTGTAGCCCTGACGATGCTGACCAAATATTTGGCCACTGCCTCATCCATATGAACAGCCTGCACCTGCTGCTGAATGCGGATAATATCGTCCACATCGGCGATTTGGGCAATTTGGCTCTCCGGCTGCAGCCGCGCTTCGCTGCCCATAATCATCTTCTGCTCATCTTCCTCGCTAGGATAGCCGAGCGAAAGCTTCATCATAAAACGGTCAAGCTGCGCTTCCGGCAGCAAATAAGTACCTTCGAATTCGATTGGATTTTGCGTGGCAAGCAGCATAAACGGATGAGGCAGCGCGTAGGTGTCGCCATCTACCGTAACATGGCCTTCCTCCATCGCCTCCAGCAGCGCAGATTGGGTTTTGGTCGTCGCCCGATTAATCTCGTCAGCCAGCAGCAAATTGGTCATGACCGGACCCGGCCTGA from the Paenibacillus sp. BIHB 4019 genome contains:
- a CDS encoding S1-like domain-containing RNA-binding protein, which encodes MSLIAGTTITLRVAREVSPYGYFLTDGESEVLMHYTELVGSKPKVNNEVEVFIFFDTEDRLAATMKRPLVKLGEMARLKVADVHPRLGCFLEIGLGRQLLLPLSELPENIDYRPLPGDEVHIVLGHDKSGRLIARLAGEDELGPLVFAAPDSWRNQWIEGWVTKSLQMGSFVLIDGGVVGFGAYGLIPAPDRLRPLRLGERVSARITFIREDGRVNLSMGQQKEVGRLEDADRLLAFLKERPGGGMPYSDETEAGIIKQKFGISKSAFKRAIGKLMRERLITQKGNWTYLVEATGDNGAAGDAAKSNDGEASASEGSSED
- the rsfS gene encoding ribosome silencing factor, with the translated sequence MTVHSEELLQATVAAAEDKKAMRIVALNLQEISLVADYFVICSGNSDTQVQAIVTEIRKSAELRGVRVRGIEGMDSARWVLIDLGDVVVHVFHRDEREYYNIEKLWSDAKVVEFA
- the yqeK gene encoding bis(5'-nucleosyl)-tetraphosphatase (symmetrical) YqeK, whose amino-acid sequence is MERDQMIESVKAQMPEKRWKHTEGVMATAVQLAVRFGESPEQAELAAILHDVAKYWPVDRMEKVLRDQQLAPELLDQDKNLWHAEVGAWVAEHEYGVTDTLVLDAIRFHTSGRLAMTRLDKVVCLADYMEPGRDFPGVDDIRRLSKDSLEQALLAGFDSTILLLLKKGKAIFPLTIEARNGLIEELKTGG
- the nadD gene encoding nicotinate-nucleotide adenylyltransferase → MRKIGIMGGTFDPIHLGHLIAAETARTSCGLDEVWFIPSFLPPLKSHEPGEHSELRLQMVQEAIKGNPHFRAMDIELARGGLSYSIDTVLELRQLHPHDSFSYIIGTDRINDLSGWHRIEELAERVAFIGLNREGTESEAGELPDYLQQRLTYINMPPIGISSTAIREAIQAGGSFRYLVPEAVFHFITGRGLYGARSND
- the yhbY gene encoding ribosome assembly RNA-binding protein YhbY; the protein is MLTGKQKRYLRAMAHHLQPIFQVGKGGTNDHLVRHINESIELRELIKLSVLNNCMDDPKEIGVEVAAAAKAELVQVIGKTIVLYKRASEEKNRKIELPAVKAGR
- the aroE gene encoding shikimate dehydrogenase, whose translation is MSAGEIHKAMQRIDSHTVLYGVIGDPIHHSKSPIMLNRAFQETGINGVYLAFHITAGELSSFVSGVRAMGIRGVNVTIPHKLDMMKEMDEIDESARAVGAMNTIVNDNGRLIGYNTDGIGYVRSLKEEAEPELAGKKIVVIGAGGAARGIVYALTGEQPERITIANRSLGKAEELAAALRHRADIAAVTNDELRTVCADADVVINTTSLGMYPNVDESPLDASWLKAGCVASDLIYNPLQTKFLQEAALHGCRTHGGLGMFIYQGAYAFEYWTGQPAPVQAMRETVLAALQG
- the yqeH gene encoding ribosome biogenesis GTPase YqeH; protein product: MKEEQLSLAAQSCAGCGVKLQTENAELPGFVPEQAVVREPAICQRCFRIRNYNEASSVTVDQNEFLKLLSSVATTDSLVVHIVDLYDFEGSLISGLQRFVGNNPVLLVVNKVDLLPKSMNLNRLRNWVQQQAKSEGLRTLDIVLCSAKRNIGFEHVIEALDRHRKGRDVYVVGATNVGKSTLINRLIKDYSDLERELTTSRYPGTTLDAVHIPLDDDKFIIDTPGIVYPTRMTEIVPRGFLQSLLPDKPIKPLVYQLNDQQTLFIGSLVRFDFVEGERQSFTLYISNALNVHRTKMERADALYEDHQGELLGGPSREELAEMPAWTRHSLRVPRGAKKDVFISGLGWIQVNGEAGALLDLYAPKGIKVLLRDSLI
- a CDS encoding YqeG family HAD IIIA-type phosphatase, producing the protein MFKKLLPHMRVDTVYDIQLDELHKKGIRGIITDLDNTLVGARVPLATPELVKWLDDVRERGFKVVIVSNNNVTRVSKFAMPLNIPFIHAARKPANTSFRKGLKVLELKAEETVVIGDQMLTDVLGGNRMGLYTILVAPIAPADEGIMTRVNRRIERIAKSSLGKSGLWNEGEKK
- a CDS encoding transglutaminase domain-containing protein encodes the protein MKNTLKRLKEYAAFEWYSRISRIIIIFSLLNAIAVFENYWWQATFTSIYMALLLAGAVDVLLPGMRRRLRLPLQLLLVVVSTWLVVGASPSLTGSEEGLRKFGAMIWSMLVQFNPYIWFSLAMLATYLLFSAWTTSRVRLFGFIGANLLILTVADSFTPIWLWDNVAWVVLLGLIWLAAGHLHQFQRHHPGSWKELLHYPLQLFMPIAAVLALLMAAGLFMPSISPVLRDPYTIWKESKGEKVNVFLGEKGSDAGGVTLDTSSGYGRDDDQLGGGFNFDYSPVMTVASSHRSYWRGETKSFYTGSGWLELDEGTEPNNVNQLKKEQELSLPYDRKLADTIEVEQTVTMIRKDQYPVLFAAAPINRIHWINDPEANLSYRLTWAPDDQELRFPLQGRGRQPYPESYSVVSTVPVLDEAKLRSTHARLYSSNENDHYTQLPDNLPGEVKQLAEELTKTATNDYDRAKMLELYLRLNFVYTNEPDLGKLTGESDDFVAQFLFEIQEGYCDYFSTAMAVLARSVDLPTRWVKGFAPGALPALGVDAADRFDIDTFLQGEGTYTVRNSDAHSWVEIYFEGYGWVSFEPTAGFSFPYTIAGEDAAAPTPEVEEDTDEAVKAAAAEKTDVSYKGFYIVGISLLALLLAVSLIVRRQELKAAWLRFRFRSYTANERIVWETERLLRVCRRKGLKRSEHETLREAVQRFAQHRTDIHSELTQVLNDFERAKYSGAEATPEEAEQFVNKVKHVISLL
- a CDS encoding DUF58 domain-containing protein translates to MEMLTLSLQGRRLLISAFLYGGALLYLLFQGGKTAVMLFVIMNALLLYLLLGRFSGISKVSGSRSLRKSDGDYALAAGSSLTVKLSVKVPGYYPIPFVLVRDQLLRNNGQALQFESSFVPNLKRSGEVLYTTPPLQRGEYRFGATACSSHDVFGLFEHSGSFTEESVFSVMPQIVPLRQQRGLQLGARGPYSHAIASRSAKETTQINGVREYVPGDRLSRIHWHATARTGHWKSKEFERESLPRTLIIIDRDAKAYSGAQADRFELAVSAAASLIESSGRGETAMGLLSAGSQRAIFPPKAGAEQRGAIMQHLTAVNADAEQPLYQTLLASESLLDSGSIALVISTASGKEASASLEWLARKGLQPCLLHIANVDGRAAATNQDWQKLLRSRGWPVFTLTQLPELPAVLEGGGGA
- a CDS encoding MoxR family ATPase, with translation METRQVDMQLCASILTNLNHSILGKQEQIERLMIAVIGGGHVLLEDVPGTGKTQLVKALARSIGGQFRRIQCNPDLLPTDITGVSIYHPKQEEFLFRPGPVMTNLLLADEINRATTKTQSALLEAMEEGHVTVDGDTYALPHPFMLLATQNPIEFEGTYLLPEAQLDRFMMKLSLGYPSEEDEQKMIMGSEARLQPESQIAQIADVDDIIRIQQQVQAVHMDEAVAKYLVSIVRATREHPGIQLGASPRAALSFARAAKAAAYLEQRSFVTPDDVKKLASHVLSHRLSLHTEARMNGLKASELVDQIMEQVRVPVRLER